From Excalfactoria chinensis isolate bCotChi1 chromosome 4, bCotChi1.hap2, whole genome shotgun sequence, one genomic window encodes:
- the MOGS gene encoding mannosyl-oligosaccharide glucosidase, producing MKTRSPRSVVTGLMWLQQREGAELRHSCEQSDGLGRYGWLMHDGENFGLQDIHDRGLLLRTEFVKRPGGLHGGDWSWRVTARPEGAGRQDALISLFFYVATDGQGELRPHLEDGTRLAAVSGTSEELGDFRVTFLRPSADGGEDAPHCSYHYLDAWSPGLHRLTDVVRSSLSDRFVFTPPDGPRQRFVAVDAFRGLPGSEEAPRSRLLLHQVTLRLPARLEVTFESGSVRERRGALAGPALTAELSRHQAAFERRFEETFGLERKGFPAPQRRFAQAALSNMLGGMGYFHGRSLLLTPLHDRPVPSPAGALFTAVPSRSFFPRGFLWDEGFHQLLLARWDPELSREVVAHWLDLMTAEGWIPREQILGDEARSKVPPEFVVQHSQAANPPTLLLALQRLLGAAPLSYLRRVFPRLRSWYEWLNGTQAGPLPYTFRWRGRDADPERFLNPKTLASGLDDYPRASHPSADERHLDLRCWMALASRVLAEAAERLGEPAEPYRHMERALSDNELLERLHWADELSAFADFGNHSRAVELRREAGRAAPGRPPPAPRLVRVVREPPRPRFVGALGYVSLFPLLLRLLRPDSPRLAPLLAAMSDERQLWTPFGLRSLSRDSPFYMQRNTEHDPPYWRGSVWININYLALRALHGYAEQPGPHRERAARLYAELRHNLIGNLYRQYAQSGYLWEHYSDSSGRGQGSHPFTGWSALVVLMMAEDY from the exons ATGAAGACACGCAGCCCCCGCAGCGTCGTCACCG GTCtgatgtggctgcagcagcGGGAGGGCGCGGAGCTGCGGCACAGCTGCGAGCAGAGCGACGGGCTGGGGCGGTACGGCTGGTTGATGCACGACGGGGAGAACTTCGGCCTGCAGGACATCCACGACCGGGGGCTGCTGCTGCGCACCGAGTTCGTGAAGCGGCCCGGGGGGCTGCACGGCGGGGACTGGAGCTGGCGCGTCACCGCCCGGCCGGAG GGCGCGGGCAGGCAGGACGCTCTCATCTCCCTCTTCTTCTACGTGGCCACGGACGGGCAGGGCGAGCTGCGGCCGCACCTGGAGGACGGCACCCGGCTGGCGGCCGTCAGCGGGACGTCGGAGGAGCTGGGGGACTTCAGGGTCACCTTCCTGAGGCCCAGCGCGGACGGCGGGGAGGACGCCCCGCACTGCAG CTACCACTACCTGGACGCGTGGAGCCCGGGGCTGCACCGCCTGACCGACGTGGTGCGGAGCAGCCTGAGCGACCGCTTCGTCTTCACCCCCCCCGACGGGCCCCGGCAGCGCTTCGTGGCGGTGGACGCGTTCCGGGGGCTGCCGGGTTCGGAGGAGGCCCCGCGGAGCCGCCTGCTGCTGCACCAGGTGACGCTGCGGCTGCCGGCCCGCCTGGAGGTCACCTTCGAGTCGGGCAGCGTGCGGGAGCGGCGCGGCGCTCTGGCGGGGCCGGCGCTGACGGCGGAGCTGTCCCGGCACCAGGCCGCCTTCGAGCGGCGCTTCGAGGAGACGTTCGGGCTGGAGCGGAAAGGTTtcccggccccgcagcgccgcTTCGCGCAGGCGGCGCTCAGCAACATGCTGGGCGGGATGGGATACTTCCACGGGCGCTCCCTGCTGCTGACGCCGCTGCACGACCGGCCCGTGCCCTCCCCCGCCGGCGCGCTGTTCACCGCCGTGCCGTCCCGCTCCTTCTTCCCCCGCGGCTTCCTGTGGGACGAAGGCttccaccagctgctgctggcgcGCTGGGACCCCGAGCTGAGCCGCGAGGTGGTGGCGCATTGGCTGGACCTGATGACGGCCGAGGGCTGGATCCCGCGGGAGCAGATCCTGGGGGACGAAGCGCGCTCCAAAGTGCCCCCCGAGTTCGtggtgcagcacagccaggcgGCCAACCCGCCCACGCTGCTCCTGGCGCTGCAGCGGCTGCTGGGCGCCGCCCCCCTGTCCTACCTGCGCCGCGTCTTCCCCCGCCTGCGCTCCTGGTACGAGTGGCTGAACGGCACGCAGGCCGGGCCGCTGCCCTACACCTTCCGCTGGCGCGGCCGCGACGCCGACCCCGAGCGCTTCCTCAACCCCAAGACTCTGGCGTCGGGGCTGGACGATTACCCGCGCGCATCGCACCCGTCGGCGGACGAGCGGCACCTGGACCTGCGCTGCTGGATGGCCTTGGCCTCCCGAGTGCTGGCGGAGGCGGCCGAGCGGCTGGGCGAACCGGCCGAGCCCTACCGGCACATGGAGCGGGCGCTGAGCGACAACGAGCTGCTGGAGCGGCTGCACTGGGCCGACGAGCTGAGCGCCTTCGCCGACTTCGGCAACCACAGCCGCGCGGTGGAGCTGCGGCGTGAGGCGGGACGGGCGGCCCCCGGGcggccccccccggccccgcggctGGTGCGGGTGGTTCGCgagccgccccggccccgcttCGTGGGCGCGCTGGGCTACGTCAGCCTCTTCCCGCTGCTGCTGCGGCTGCTGCGCCCCGACTCCCCCCGGCTGGCCCCGCTGCTGGCGGCCATGAGCGACGAGCGGCAGCTCTGGACGCCGTTCGGGCTGCGCTCGCTCTCCCGCGACAGCCCCTTCTACATGCAGCGCAACACCGAGCACGACCCGCCCTATTGGCGGGGCTCCGTCTGGATCAACATCAACTACCTGGCGCTGCGGGCGCTGCACGGTTACGCCGAGCAGCCGGGGCCGCACCGAGAGCGGGCAGCGCGGCTGTACGCGGAGCTGCGGCACAACCTGATCGGTAACTTGTACCGGCAGTACGCCCAGAGCGGATACCTGTGGGAGCACTACAGCGACAGCAGCGGCAGGGGGCAGGGCTCGCACCCCTTCACCGGCTGGTCGGCGCTGGTCGTGCTGATGATGGCCGAGGACTATTAG
- the LBX2 gene encoding transcription factor LBX2 translates to MTSAREAAASPPLPEERRRAALEQLPPPAHCNKPLTPFGIEDILARPSPPAHGAPPARIPEKAAGPAPPRTAPSSPLCALEELASKTFRGLELSALRAAEGRDPLSALAQRPTSKKRRKSRTAFSNQQLFELERRFVRQKYLSPADRDQLAQRLALSSAQVITWFQNRRAKLKRDLDEMRADVASLQALRLREPPPAPPGPAELSEEEIDVGA, encoded by the exons ATGACCTCGGCGCGGGAGGCGGCCGCGAGTCCCCCGCTGCCCGAGGAGCGCCGCCGGGCCGCGCTGGAGCAGCTGCCGCCGCCCGCGCACTGCAACAAACCGCTGACGCCGTTCGGCATCGAGGACATCCTCGCACGGCCCTCCCCGCCCGCGCACGGCGCTCCCCCGGCCCGGATCCCGGAGAAGGCGGCGGGacccgcaccgccccgcaccgccccgtCCTCGCCGCTCTGCGCGCTGGAGGAGCTCGCCAGTAAGACGTTCCGCGGGCTGGAGCTGAGCGCGCTGCGGGCGGCCGAAG GTCGGGACCCTCTGAGCGCCCTCGCGCAGCGCCCGACGTCGAAGAAGCGCCGCAAATCGCGCACGGCGTTCAGCAACCAGCAGCTCTTCGAGTTGGAGCGTCGCTTCGTGCGCCAGAAGTATTTGTCCCCCGCCGACCGCGACCAACTGGCGCAGCGCCTGGCGCTCAGCTCCGCGCAGGTCATCACCTGGTTCCAGAACCGCCGCGCTAAGCTCAAGCGCGACCTGGACGAGATGCGCGCCGACGTGGCCTCTCTGCAGGCGCTGCGGCTGCGGGAACCACCCCcggccccccccggccccgcggagCTCTCCGAGGAGGAGATCGACGTGGGGGCCTGA
- the CCDC142 gene encoding coiled-coil domain-containing protein 142 isoform X2 has protein sequence MEDGRCARPGPQLLGTDGPGRDALLLLLGRVSPPRGALPALPASHAEPAGEHAVGGSPGGLSRSLHWAEAMLRSCVSPGIRRPRSPRPGGSSGSDSEEEADEADAVDAGLRAALVERSFHGLSRAFRARENPRTETFHGHVLPPPAAAFCYHAVHPRVAERCAALHGLLRHRHQLRLARRYGRRLKAASDFVRRLLSHEPRPLRALCEELRVHGGHWAALRRRMRGDAWLRPLLLRRHEAVVHMRRALELLALQAALLLEERLEAAIRAAARDGTPPALLGDLFQGLEIYNRALAELGPEPGCARSAAGAAGMRPRAFPLQRVLALLAAERGRRAAESLARLLRHEDGGPGGEAEEEDAGREAARSLPEALRALCLEDERLVVPVLQVLVASAEGLWRSALAVPSGSPAAPSPRPGSACKAVRWLDATHAAAAEALHARYRPLCWEAAGAALGPRLELPAGGTGCAVGAARELQRALGPGRIPAECEDELGRLCRRLRCRAALLAWQRDFAVALGSGLSDRCTVPELSDGAAHSGTARLLRRLYPTLSSALRNLPDGPDGGPPGSPCLRLQLLGCCLATAQASCSWLMGKAFQYLAAWSLRQFLLVTQGDLQLLKAETDALELLVSAAFPEPEGSPQHLAPHRRLRCHHERWLCLQIRSAAASIQLFAGDVLKLFSTDCKRMSAEIFDQTMPLGRHWRLGLRAELPNSPSEYAAAAAQTVLGQVLQGAQLLPRDSQVPTLARVMTAFVEAWMDHILAQKIKFSLQGALQLQQDFALVRQLVQCEQYGLEPDTRQELLSLRVLQQMDGAILCLLQQPSGKAYLPSHGWPSLRQCCSNPGARAQELGASSLHSLETLEAAGPSTGPPPPLPGAEAPGRPRGGPPESYLSGGQQQWLALRLHGARRWRVPGLPCMAKSPEG, from the exons ATGGAGGACGGGCGCTGCGCGAGGCCGGGCCCGCAG CTGCTGGGAACCGACGGGCCCGGCCGGGacgcgctgctgctgctgctgggccgCGTGTCGCCGCCGCGAGGCGCCCTGCCCGCCCTGCCCGCCAGCCACGCGGAGCCCGCAGGTGAACACGCAG TTGGCGGCTCTCCGGGCGGCCTGTCCCGCTCCCTGCATTGGGCGGAGGCGATGCTGCGCAGCTGCGTCAGTCCGGGGATCCGCCGCCcgcgctccccccgccccggcGGCTCCTCCGGGTCGGACAGCGAAGAGGAGGCGGACGAAGCCGACGCGGTGGACGCGGGGCTGCGCGCGGCCCTGGTGGAGCGGAGCTTCCACGGGCTGAGCCGCGCCTTCCGCGCCCGGGAGAACCCGCGCACCGAGACGTTCCACGGCCACGTGctgccgccgcccgccgccgccttCTGCTACCACGCCGTGCACCCGCGCGTGGCCGAGCGCTGCGCCGCCCTGCACGGTTTGCTGCGGCACCGCCACCAGCTGCGCCTGGCCCGCCGCTACGGCCGCCGCCTCAAGGCCGCCTCCGACTTCGTCCGCCGGCTGCTGAGCCACGAGCCGCGGCCGCTGCGGGCGCTGTGCGAGGAGCTGCGGGTGCACGGCGGCCACTGGGCCGCGCTGCGGCGGCGGATGCGGGGCGACGCGTGGCTGCGGCCGCTGCTGCTGCGGCGGCACGAGGCGGTGGTTCACATGCGGCGGGCGCTGGAGCTGCTGGCGCTGCAGGCGgcgctgctgctggaggagcgTCTGGAGGCCGCGATACGCGCTGCGGCGCGGGACGGGACCCCCCCGGCGCTGCTCGGCGACCTGTTCCAGGGCCTGGAGATCTACAACCGCGCGCTGGCGGAGCTGGGCCCGGAGCCGGGCTGCGCTCGCTCGGCCGCCGGCGCTGCGGGGATGCGGCCCCGCGCCTTCCCCCTGCAGCGggtgctggctctgctggcGGCCGAGCGGGGCCGGCGGGCGGCCGAGAGCCTCGCGCGGCTCCTGCGGCACGAAGACGGCGGCCCCGGCGgggaggcggaggaggaggatgcGGGCCGGGAGGCGGCGCGGAGCCTCCCCGAGGCGCTGCGGGCGCTGTGCCTCGAGGACGAGCGGCTCGTGGTCCCGGTGCTGCAGGTGCTCGTGGCCTCCGCCGAAGGACTTTGGCGCTCCGCCCTCGCCGTTCCCTCGGGGAGCCCCGCGGCTCCGTCCCCGCGGCCGGGCTCGGCCTGCAAGGCGGTGCGCTGGCTGGACGCGACGCACGCGGCGGCGGCCGAGGCTCTGCACGCCCGGTACCGCCCGCTGTGCTGGGAGGCGGCCGGCGCCGCGCTGGGTCCTCGCCTGGAGCTGCCGGCCGGAGGGACGGGATGCGCCGTCGGCGCCGCGCGGGAGCTGCAGCGGGCGCTCGGTCCCG GCCGCATCCCCGCGGAGTGCGAGGACGAGTTGGGGCGGTTGTGCCGGCGGTTGCGGTGCCGGGCTGCCCTGCTCGCCTGGCAGCGAG ACTTCGCCGTGGCGCTGGGCTCGGGGCTGAGCGACCGCTGCACGGTGCCGGAGCTGTCGGACGGCGCGGCGCACAGCGGCACCGCGCGGCTCCTACGGCGGCTCTACCCGACCCTGAGCTCCGCCCTGCGGAACCTGCCGGACGGCCCGGACG GCGGCCCCCCCGGCTCGCCCTGCCTgcgcctgcagctgctgggctgctgcctggCCACGGCTCAGGCGTCGTGCTCGTGGCTGATGGGcaaagccttccagtacctggcGGCGTGGTCCCTGCGGCAGTTCCTGCTCGTCACCCAGGGAGACCTGCAG CTGCTGAAGGCCGAGACGGACGcgctggagctgctggtgagCGCGGCCTTCCCGGAGCCCGAGGGCAGCCCGCAGCACCTCGCGCCCCACCGGCGGCTGCGCTGCCACCACGAGAggtggctgtgcctgcagatcCGCTCCGCGGCCGCCAGCATCCAG CTGTTCGCGGGGGACGTGCTGAAGCTCTTCTCCACGGACTGCAAGCGGATGTCGGCAGAGATCTTCGACCAGACCATGCCGCTGGGCAGGCACTGGAGGCTCGGCCTCCGAGCCG AGCTGCCCAACTCCCCCAGCGAAtacgcggcggcggcggcgcagACGGTGCTGGGCCAGGTGCTGCAGGGCGCGCAGCTGCTGCCCCGAGACTCCCAGGTGCCCACGTTGGCGCGGGTGATGACGGCCTTCGTGGAGGCGTGGATGGATCACATCCTGGCGCAGAAGATCAAGTTCAG CCTGCAGGgcgctctgcagctgcagcaggacttCGCGCTGGTGCGGCAGTTGGTGCAGTGCGAGCAGTACGGGCTGGAGCCTGACACGCggcaggagctgctctcccTGCGCGTCCTCCAGCAGATGGACGGCGCCAtcctctgcctcctgcagcagcccagcgGCAAGGCGTATCTGCCCTCCCACGGCTGGCCCTCCCTGCGGCAGTGCT GTTCCAACCCCGGTGCCCGCGCACAGGAGCTGGGCgccagcagcctgcacagcCTGGAGACCCTGGAGGCAGCGGGGCCTTCAACGGGCCCCCCCCCGCCCCTTCCCGGCGCAGAAGCCCCCGGCCGGCCCCGCGGCGGCCCCCCCGAGTCCTACCTGTCGGGCGGGCAGCAGCAGTGGTTGGCGCTGCGGCTGCACGGAGCGCGGCGCTGGCGCGTCCCCGGGCTGCCCTGCATGGCCAAGAGCCCCGAGGGCTGA
- the TTC31 gene encoding tetratricopeptide repeat protein 31, whose protein sequence is MGDVPGSGLGRRPGAAPRCFRLESDEQEAERPVPPCGRPPFSLYVPLRHPLLVAPRGRPDSDPRGLSAAWSRRTDEEAERNAMELLEEEDREKRKAEKKKLKKKKQKDRRKQEKLEQELRNTQADASSTTSLPGAAHGDTSGAEEESGCLASSFPQSLQDRAEEGAGDLEGVEDELDLSCSFVFKARQKAGVKLPPPARDKSVRADAAEPKKRLQEGAPDPPLPCVAAPQASKSEPAALDTNMLEQSMTLAGCGNQAAMQGRYAEAVQAFTEAIKLNPREHRLFGNRSYCYEKLQQYQEALRDAEMALGLQPNWPKGFFRKGKALWGLKRYAEARDTFKQLLRLEGTHADVSTQLEACQVLLQQSSLHDASGPRDVPVLEAGEPLTPTSDGCVNGSCSDVDVSGFVTVVNSRSHSKSHVRTTGTAGPRDTLPSQHPARDCYPLWVGNITFKVTREVLQSCFSRFGPIRSIRLLPDKYCAFINFHQKAAAEAAFRAMLGADLEGCRLALQLKHPSHATPPPRQRP, encoded by the exons ATGGGGGACGTGCCGGGGTCGGGGCTCGGCCGGCGGCCCGGAGCGGCGCCGCGCTGCTTCCGCCTCGAGTCGGACGAGCAGGAGGCGGAGCGGCCCGTCCCGCCCTGCGGCCGCCCCCCGTTCTCTCTCTACGTGCCGCTCCGCCACCCGCTGCTCGTCGCCCCGCGCGGCCGCCCGGACTCGGACCCGCGTGGGCTGAGCGCGGCGTGGAGCCGCCGCACGGACGAG GAGGCGGAGCGGAACGcgatggagctgctggaggaggaggatcgagagaagaggaaagcggagaaaaagaaactgaagaagaag AAGCAGAAGGACCGGAGGAAACAGGAGaagctggagcaggagctgaggaACACGCAGGCAGACGCATCG AGCACCACGTCCCTGCCCGGTGCTGCTCATGGGGACACCAGCGGTGCTGAGGAGGAGAGCGGCTGCCTGGCCTCCAGCTTCCCTCAGAGCCTCCAGGATCGTGCAGAGGAGGGAGCGGGGGATCTGGAGGGCGTAGAG GATGAACTGGACTtgagctgcagctttgtcttCAAAGCGCGGCAGAAGGCTGGCGTGAAGCTGCCGCCACCTGCGAGAGATAAATCAGTCAGAGCTGATGCTGCAGAGCCCAAaaagaggctgcaggagggg gcaccTGACCCCCCACTACCTTGTGTGGCTGCCCCGCAGGCATCCAAGTCTGAGCCTGCAGCCCTGGACACGAACATGTTGGAGCAGAGCATGACTCTTGCAG gctgtggCAACCAGGCTGCCATGCAGGGGCGCTACGCAGAGGCTGTGCAGGCCTTCACCGAGGCCATAAAGCTGAACCCCAGGGAGCACCG GCTCTTTGGGAACCGGTCATACTGCTACGAAAAGCTCCAGCAGTACCAGGAGGCGCTGAGGGACGCAGAGATGGCGCTGGGGCTCCAGCCCAACTGGCCCAAAGGCTTCTTCCGCAAGGGCAAGGCGCTGTGGGGGCTGAAG CGCTACGCCGAGGCCAGGGACACCTTTAAGCAGCTGCTGCGCCTGGAGGGCACCCACGCTGATGTCAGCACCCAGCTGGAGGCctgccaggtgctgctgcag cagagcagcctccaCGATGCCAGCGGTCCCAGGGACGTCCCCGTGCTGGAAGCTGGGGAGCCGCTGACACCCACCTCTG aTGGGTGCGTGAACGGGAGCTGCAGCGACGTGGACGTGAGCGGCTTCGTGACCGTGGTGAACTCAAGGAGCCACTCAAAAAGCCACGTGCGGACCACAGGCACAGCAGGCCCCAGGGACACGCTGCCTTCACAGCACCCTGCCAG GGACTGCTACCCTCTGTGGGTTGGGAACATCACCTTCAAGGTCaccagggaggtgctgcagagctgcttcagcCG GTTCGGGCCGATCCGTTCCATCCGGCTGCTCCCGGACAAGTACTGCGCCTTCATCAACTTCCACCAGAAGGCAGCGGCGGAGGCGGCGTTCAGAGCCATGTTG GGCGCTGACCTGGAGGGCTGCCGGCTGGCACTGCAGCTCAAGCACCCGTCCCACGCCACGCCGCCGCCCCGACAGCGCCCGTAG
- the CCDC142 gene encoding coiled-coil domain-containing protein 142 isoform X1 encodes MEDGRCARPGPQLLGTDGPGRDALLLLLGRVSPPRGALPALPASHAEPAGEHAGETGPAPRGPPVPPRFPPALRPAVGGSPGGLSRSLHWAEAMLRSCVSPGIRRPRSPRPGGSSGSDSEEEADEADAVDAGLRAALVERSFHGLSRAFRARENPRTETFHGHVLPPPAAAFCYHAVHPRVAERCAALHGLLRHRHQLRLARRYGRRLKAASDFVRRLLSHEPRPLRALCEELRVHGGHWAALRRRMRGDAWLRPLLLRRHEAVVHMRRALELLALQAALLLEERLEAAIRAAARDGTPPALLGDLFQGLEIYNRALAELGPEPGCARSAAGAAGMRPRAFPLQRVLALLAAERGRRAAESLARLLRHEDGGPGGEAEEEDAGREAARSLPEALRALCLEDERLVVPVLQVLVASAEGLWRSALAVPSGSPAAPSPRPGSACKAVRWLDATHAAAAEALHARYRPLCWEAAGAALGPRLELPAGGTGCAVGAARELQRALGPGRIPAECEDELGRLCRRLRCRAALLAWQRDFAVALGSGLSDRCTVPELSDGAAHSGTARLLRRLYPTLSSALRNLPDGPDGGPPGSPCLRLQLLGCCLATAQASCSWLMGKAFQYLAAWSLRQFLLVTQGDLQLLKAETDALELLVSAAFPEPEGSPQHLAPHRRLRCHHERWLCLQIRSAAASIQLFAGDVLKLFSTDCKRMSAEIFDQTMPLGRHWRLGLRAELPNSPSEYAAAAAQTVLGQVLQGAQLLPRDSQVPTLARVMTAFVEAWMDHILAQKIKFSLQGALQLQQDFALVRQLVQCEQYGLEPDTRQELLSLRVLQQMDGAILCLLQQPSGKAYLPSHGWPSLRQCCSNPGARAQELGASSLHSLETLEAAGPSTGPPPPLPGAEAPGRPRGGPPESYLSGGQQQWLALRLHGARRWRVPGLPCMAKSPEG; translated from the exons ATGGAGGACGGGCGCTGCGCGAGGCCGGGCCCGCAG CTGCTGGGAACCGACGGGCCCGGCCGGGacgcgctgctgctgctgctgggccgCGTGTCGCCGCCGCGAGGCGCCCTGCCCGCCCTGCCCGCCAGCCACGCGGAGCCCGCAGGTGAACACGCAGGTGAGACCGGCCCCGCCCCCCGGGGTCCCCCCGTCCCGCCCCGGTTCCCACCCGCGCTCCGTCCCGCAGTTGGCGGCTCTCCGGGCGGCCTGTCCCGCTCCCTGCATTGGGCGGAGGCGATGCTGCGCAGCTGCGTCAGTCCGGGGATCCGCCGCCcgcgctccccccgccccggcGGCTCCTCCGGGTCGGACAGCGAAGAGGAGGCGGACGAAGCCGACGCGGTGGACGCGGGGCTGCGCGCGGCCCTGGTGGAGCGGAGCTTCCACGGGCTGAGCCGCGCCTTCCGCGCCCGGGAGAACCCGCGCACCGAGACGTTCCACGGCCACGTGctgccgccgcccgccgccgccttCTGCTACCACGCCGTGCACCCGCGCGTGGCCGAGCGCTGCGCCGCCCTGCACGGTTTGCTGCGGCACCGCCACCAGCTGCGCCTGGCCCGCCGCTACGGCCGCCGCCTCAAGGCCGCCTCCGACTTCGTCCGCCGGCTGCTGAGCCACGAGCCGCGGCCGCTGCGGGCGCTGTGCGAGGAGCTGCGGGTGCACGGCGGCCACTGGGCCGCGCTGCGGCGGCGGATGCGGGGCGACGCGTGGCTGCGGCCGCTGCTGCTGCGGCGGCACGAGGCGGTGGTTCACATGCGGCGGGCGCTGGAGCTGCTGGCGCTGCAGGCGgcgctgctgctggaggagcgTCTGGAGGCCGCGATACGCGCTGCGGCGCGGGACGGGACCCCCCCGGCGCTGCTCGGCGACCTGTTCCAGGGCCTGGAGATCTACAACCGCGCGCTGGCGGAGCTGGGCCCGGAGCCGGGCTGCGCTCGCTCGGCCGCCGGCGCTGCGGGGATGCGGCCCCGCGCCTTCCCCCTGCAGCGggtgctggctctgctggcGGCCGAGCGGGGCCGGCGGGCGGCCGAGAGCCTCGCGCGGCTCCTGCGGCACGAAGACGGCGGCCCCGGCGgggaggcggaggaggaggatgcGGGCCGGGAGGCGGCGCGGAGCCTCCCCGAGGCGCTGCGGGCGCTGTGCCTCGAGGACGAGCGGCTCGTGGTCCCGGTGCTGCAGGTGCTCGTGGCCTCCGCCGAAGGACTTTGGCGCTCCGCCCTCGCCGTTCCCTCGGGGAGCCCCGCGGCTCCGTCCCCGCGGCCGGGCTCGGCCTGCAAGGCGGTGCGCTGGCTGGACGCGACGCACGCGGCGGCGGCCGAGGCTCTGCACGCCCGGTACCGCCCGCTGTGCTGGGAGGCGGCCGGCGCCGCGCTGGGTCCTCGCCTGGAGCTGCCGGCCGGAGGGACGGGATGCGCCGTCGGCGCCGCGCGGGAGCTGCAGCGGGCGCTCGGTCCCG GCCGCATCCCCGCGGAGTGCGAGGACGAGTTGGGGCGGTTGTGCCGGCGGTTGCGGTGCCGGGCTGCCCTGCTCGCCTGGCAGCGAG ACTTCGCCGTGGCGCTGGGCTCGGGGCTGAGCGACCGCTGCACGGTGCCGGAGCTGTCGGACGGCGCGGCGCACAGCGGCACCGCGCGGCTCCTACGGCGGCTCTACCCGACCCTGAGCTCCGCCCTGCGGAACCTGCCGGACGGCCCGGACG GCGGCCCCCCCGGCTCGCCCTGCCTgcgcctgcagctgctgggctgctgcctggCCACGGCTCAGGCGTCGTGCTCGTGGCTGATGGGcaaagccttccagtacctggcGGCGTGGTCCCTGCGGCAGTTCCTGCTCGTCACCCAGGGAGACCTGCAG CTGCTGAAGGCCGAGACGGACGcgctggagctgctggtgagCGCGGCCTTCCCGGAGCCCGAGGGCAGCCCGCAGCACCTCGCGCCCCACCGGCGGCTGCGCTGCCACCACGAGAggtggctgtgcctgcagatcCGCTCCGCGGCCGCCAGCATCCAG CTGTTCGCGGGGGACGTGCTGAAGCTCTTCTCCACGGACTGCAAGCGGATGTCGGCAGAGATCTTCGACCAGACCATGCCGCTGGGCAGGCACTGGAGGCTCGGCCTCCGAGCCG AGCTGCCCAACTCCCCCAGCGAAtacgcggcggcggcggcgcagACGGTGCTGGGCCAGGTGCTGCAGGGCGCGCAGCTGCTGCCCCGAGACTCCCAGGTGCCCACGTTGGCGCGGGTGATGACGGCCTTCGTGGAGGCGTGGATGGATCACATCCTGGCGCAGAAGATCAAGTTCAG CCTGCAGGgcgctctgcagctgcagcaggacttCGCGCTGGTGCGGCAGTTGGTGCAGTGCGAGCAGTACGGGCTGGAGCCTGACACGCggcaggagctgctctcccTGCGCGTCCTCCAGCAGATGGACGGCGCCAtcctctgcctcctgcagcagcccagcgGCAAGGCGTATCTGCCCTCCCACGGCTGGCCCTCCCTGCGGCAGTGCT GTTCCAACCCCGGTGCCCGCGCACAGGAGCTGGGCgccagcagcctgcacagcCTGGAGACCCTGGAGGCAGCGGGGCCTTCAACGGGCCCCCCCCCGCCCCTTCCCGGCGCAGAAGCCCCCGGCCGGCCCCGCGGCGGCCCCCCCGAGTCCTACCTGTCGGGCGGGCAGCAGCAGTGGTTGGCGCTGCGGCTGCACGGAGCGCGGCGCTGGCGCGTCCCCGGGCTGCCCTGCATGGCCAAGAGCCCCGAGGGCTGA
- the WBP1 gene encoding WW domain-binding protein 1 has translation MERPGGGGGGAEGAWAALLGRQHQARELCPGVNNQPYVCETGHCCGESGCCTYYYELWWFWLLWTVLILFSCCCAYRHRRAKLRLQQQQRQREINLIAYHGACNYPASMMDLRLLASFKLPAYEEVAHRPGTPPPPYSSILAQLSGRPGSGSLTLSPSSENSSSCSCESSCVTSPSSTSLSLRVTDETERSRASTPSEEGGTSSTGTGASWELPEEPPCRPAPHKHALFSSNVDFFEADCRRCSDIEEGEEEDEDEEGRGAAAERGGEHYRHRRLTGDSGIEVGRCQEEEGGEESEGEGARLLGKAGSARARRGVPAETGSAEPPAPQVPV, from the exons ATGGAgcggcccggcggcggcggcggcggcgctgagGGGGCCTGGGCCGCGCTGCTGGGCCGGCAGCACCAG GCCCGGGAGTTGTGCCCGGGGGTGAACAACCAGCCCTACGTGTGCGAGACCGGGCACTGCTGCGGGGAGAGCGGCTGCTGCACGTACTACTACGAGCTGTGGT GGTTCTGGCTGCTCTGGACCGTCCTCAtcctcttcagctgctgctgcgccTACCGGCACCGTCGGGCCAAGCTgcgcctgcagcagcagcagcggcagcgGGAGATCAACCTCATCGCCTACCACGGTGCCTGCAACTACCCCGCCTCCATGATGGACCTCA GGCTGCTGGCCTCCTTCAAGCTGCCGGCCTACGAGGAGGTGGCCCACCGGCCCGGCACGCCGCCGCCGCCCTACAGCTCCATCCTGGCGCAGCTGAGCGGCCGGCCGGGCTCGGGCAGCCTGACGCTGTCGCCCAGCTCCGagaactccagcagctgctcGTGCGAGTCCAGCTGCGTCACGTCCCCCAGCAGCACGTCGCTCTCGCTGCGGGTGACGGACGAGACGGAGCGCAGCCGGGCCAGCACGCCCAGCGAGGAGGGCGGCACCAGCAGCACCGGCACCGGcgccagctgggagctgcccgAGGAGCCGCCCTGCCGGCCGGCGCCGCACAAACACGCGCTGTTCTCGTCCAACGTGGATTTCTTCGAGGCCGACTGCCGCCGCTGCTCCGACATCGAGGAGGGcgaggaggaggatgaggacGAGGAggggcgcggcgcggcggccgAGCGGGGCGGGGAGCACTACCGGCACCGGCGGCTGACCGGGGACTCCGGCATCGAGGTGGGCCGCtgccaggaggaggagggcggcGAGGAGAGCGAGGGCGAGGGCGCGCGTCTGCTGGGCAAGGCCGGCTCCGCTCGGGCCCGGCGCGGCGTCCCGGCCGAGACGGGAAGCGCGGAGCCGCCCGCTCCCCAAGTGCCGGTGTGA